A part of bacterium genomic DNA contains:
- a CDS encoding DUF4242 domain-containing protein, protein MPKFVIERELPNAGNLSPQELRAVSQRSCSVLNQMGPQIQWVHSYVADDKIYCLYVAPNEEMVREHAGKGGFPANRVAVVKTVIDPTTSEP, encoded by the coding sequence ATGCCCAAGTTTGTGATCGAGCGCGAGCTGCCCAATGCGGGCAACCTCTCGCCCCAAGAGCTCCGCGCCGTCTCCCAGCGGTCGTGCAGCGTGTTGAACCAGATGGGTCCGCAGATCCAGTGGGTGCACAGCTATGTGGCCGATGACAAGATCTACTGCCTGTACGTCGCGCCCAATGAGGAGATGGTACGCGAACACGCCGGGAAGGGCGGATTTCCTGCCAACCGTGTCGCCGTAGTGAAGACGGTTATCGACCCAACAACTTCGGAGCCCTAG
- a CDS encoding cupredoxin domain-containing protein, with protein MRRDLSFLAAFALLLPLSAGVQAPSVVRTEMSEFAFRPATIHLTAGRPVRLVLVNGGELAHQFDTGYLRTLPVTLVSDTLRVEAPGLDVIRLDPGGTARLEFLPRKKGRFVFFCAIEGHREAGMQGVLEVR; from the coding sequence ATGAGACGGGACTTATCCTTCCTTGCCGCATTCGCCCTCCTGCTGCCGCTATCTGCCGGTGTCCAGGCGCCATCAGTGGTACGCACCGAAATGAGCGAATTCGCCTTTCGGCCTGCGACGATCCACTTGACGGCCGGGCGCCCCGTCCGGCTGGTGCTGGTGAACGGGGGCGAGCTGGCCCATCAGTTCGACACAGGATACCTTCGAACGCTCCCGGTGACCTTGGTGAGCGACACGTTGCGCGTCGAGGCGCCCGGGCTCGACGTCATCCGGTTGGACCCCGGCGGGACGGCACGGCTCGAGTTTCTGCCCCGTAAGAAAGGTCGCTTTGTGTTCTTCTGCGCGATCGAGGGGCACCGGGAGGCCGGCATGCAGGGAGTCCTGGAAGTGCGGTAG
- a CDS encoding GNAT family protein translates to MDVQPVVLTGARAKLIPMDQSHVGALYEAGWSPEIWPYMPISVQTADDMQRLVREALSARERGAEFPFVIVDQARTRVVGSTRFLEITPPHRGIEIGWTWLSPDVWRTSINTECKYLLLRHCFEVLGAIRVQLKTDARNVRSQTAIERLGAVREGVLRHHRIMPDGYLRDSVYYSILAKEWPGVRTRLDGYLGRTTGHVTP, encoded by the coding sequence GTGGATGTCCAACCCGTCGTCTTGACCGGAGCCCGGGCCAAGTTGATCCCAATGGATCAGTCCCATGTCGGGGCGCTGTACGAGGCGGGCTGGAGCCCAGAGATCTGGCCGTACATGCCGATATCGGTCCAGACGGCCGACGACATGCAGCGCCTCGTCCGCGAAGCGCTGAGCGCACGGGAGCGCGGGGCGGAGTTCCCGTTCGTCATCGTGGACCAAGCACGCACCCGCGTCGTGGGAAGCACTCGCTTCCTGGAGATCACCCCGCCCCATCGCGGGATCGAGATCGGGTGGACGTGGCTCTCGCCCGATGTCTGGCGAACGTCCATCAACACCGAATGCAAGTATTTGCTGCTCCGCCACTGCTTCGAGGTGCTCGGGGCGATCCGCGTCCAGTTGAAGACCGACGCGCGTAATGTCCGCTCCCAGACGGCGATCGAACGGCTCGGGGCCGTGCGCGAGGGCGTCCTCCGCCATCATCGGATCATGCCCGACGGATACCTCAGGGACTCTGTGTACTACAGCATCCTTGCCAAAGAGTGGCCCGGCGTCAGAACGCGGCTGGACGGATACCTGGGTAGAACCACAGGTCACGTCACGCCCTGA